In Populus nigra chromosome 10, ddPopNigr1.1, whole genome shotgun sequence, the following proteins share a genomic window:
- the LOC133704590 gene encoding nudix hydrolase 25-like, with protein sequence MDGLPSGYRPNVGVCLINSDNLVFVASRLNVPGAWQMPQGGIEDGEEPKSAAIRELLEETGIVSAEIIAEVPNWLTYDFPPAVKAKVNRLWGGEWHGQAQKWFLMRLTKDESEINLASGEADPEFAEWKWTSPEEVIEQAVDYKRPTYEEVMRTFRPYLNENGIAAKCKSSKW encoded by the exons ATGGATGGTCTGCCCTCTGGATACCGCCCCAACGTTGGTGTCTGTCTCATCAACTCTGATAACCTG GTTTTTGTGGCATCAAGATTAAATGTTCCAGGAGCATGGCAGATGCCTCAG GGGGGCATTGAAGATGGTGAGGAGCCTAAGTCTGCAGCCATCAGGGAACTGCTGGAAGAAACTGGGATAGTCTCTGCTGAAATTATTGCCGAG GTTCCAAATTGGTTGACTTATGACTTCCCCCCTGCTGTGAAAGCCAAAGTGAATCGTCTCTGGGGAGGTGAATGGCACGGACAGGCACAAAAGTG GTTTCTTATGAGATTAACAAAAGACGAGAGTGAGATCAACTTAGCAAGTGGTGAAGCAGATCCTGAATTTGCGGAGTGGAAATGGACAAGTCCTGAAGAAGTTATCGAACAG GCAGTGGACTACAAGAGGCCAACTTATGAAGAAGTCATGAGGACATTTAGGCCTTACTTGAATGAAAATGGAATAGCTGCTAAATGTAAATCTTCGAAGTGGTAA
- the LOC133705733 gene encoding mitogen-activated protein kinase 12-like, which translates to MLDREFFTEYGEASQYEIQEVVGKGSYGVVASAIDTHTGERVAIKKMTNIFEHVSDATRILREIKLLRLLKHPDIVEIRHIMLPPSPREFKDIYVVFELMESDLHQVIKLNNDLTPEHHQFFLYQLLRALKYIHTGNVFHRDLKPKNILANADCKLKLCDFGLARVSFSNAPSAIFWTDYVATRWYRAPELCGSFSSKYTPAIDIWSIGCIYAELLTAKPLFPGKNVVHQLELITDLLGTPSAESIARISNEKARKYLSSMRKKRPIPFSKKFPDVDRSALRILERLLAFDPKDRPSAEEALADPYFDGLADKEEEPSRKPISKLEFEFERRKLTRDDVRELIYREILEYHPEMLKEYLRGTDQTHFVYPSGVDRFKEQFAHLEEGDGTSDRNSPHHRKHATSLPRERVCTADETDNALKRNASSLSRATVQSPPKSQATEELQSANRNAVAMQTSSTKPKCGTRTLLKSDSICASMCVGLIGNDRQVHAL; encoded by the exons ATGCTTGATAGAGAATTTTTCACTGAGTATGGAGAAGCAAGCCAGTATGAAATTCAAGAAGTAGTCGGAAAAGGAAGCTATGGCGTTGTTGCATCCGCCATAGATACTCACACGGGAGAGAGGGTCGCTATCAAGAAGATGACCAACATCTTTGAGCATGTCTCCGATGCTACACGTATTCTACGTGAGATCAAGCTGCTCAGGCTGCTTAAACACCCTGATATTGTAGAAATCAGACATATTATGCTCCCTCCTTCTCCAAGAGAGTTTAAAGATATTTATGTGGTGTTTGAGTTGATGGAATCTGACCTTCATCAAGTTATCAAGTTAAATAATGACCTCACTCCTGAACATCACCAGTTTTTCTTGTACCAGCTTCTTCGAGCTCTCAAATATATACATACAG GAAATGTGTTTCATCGAGATTTGAAGCCCAAAAATATTCTTGCTAATGCTGATTGTAAATTAAAGCTTTGTGACTTTGGGCTGGCTCGTGTGTCATTTAGTAATGCTCCTTCTGCTATTTTTTGGACT GATTATGTGGCTACTCGATGGTACCGTGCCCCTGAACTCTGCGGCTCCTTTTCATCCAAG TACACTCCTGCTATTGATATTTGGAGCATAGGTTGTATATATGCAGAATTGTTGACGGCGAAACCCTTGTTTCCTGGAAAAAATGTCGTTCATCAATTGGAACTCATAACCGATTTGCTTGGCACTCCTTCGGCTGAATCCATTGCTCGA ATTAGTAATGAAAAGGCTAGGAAGTATTTGAGTAGCATGAGGAAAAAGCGGCCAATTcctttctcaaaaaaatttcCAGATGTAGACCGATCAGCTTTGCGTATACTTGAGCGGTTGCTGGCATTTGATCCTAAAGATCGCCCATCTGCTGAAG AGGCTTTAGCTGATCCATATTTTGACGGACTAGCAGATAAGGAGGAAGAACCTTCAAGGAAACCCATTTCAAAACTTGAGTTCGAATTTGAAAGGAGGAAATTGACAAGAGATGATGTAAGAGAACTGATTTACAGAGAG ATTTTGGAGTATCATCCAGAGATGCTAAAAGAGTACCTTCGGGGCACAGATCAGACTCACTTTGTTTATCCAAG TGGAGTGGATCGCTTTAAGGAACAATTTGCTCATCTTGAGGAAGGAGATGGTACAAGTGACAGAAACAGCCCTCACCATAGGAAGCATGCGACCTCCTTGCCTAG GGAGCGAGTCTGCACAGCTGATGAAACTGACAATGCTTTAAAGCGCAATGCATCTTCTCTTTCTCGCGCAACTGTACAGAGCCCCCCAAAGTCGCAAGCTACAGAAGAACTGCAATCTGCTAACCGAAATGCTGTAGCTATGCAGACCAGCTCCACTAAACCCAAGTGTGGCACACGTACTCTGTTGAAAAGTGACAGCATTTGTGCTTCAATGTGTGTGGGACTAATCGGAAATGATCGCCAGGTACATGCTCTCTGA